One genomic region from Erythrobacter mangrovi encodes:
- a CDS encoding OmpA family protein: MRIRPALAILAGAVLVAASGYALALSTAAGFIAPMDDEAQAAIAKAGGRGVTARFTTSEGAPSRHPLLIGGGRLSLETRARVAKAVAAVDGVGGVFWSDGTVRAANTESHYEPLHCQDDVDGLLRSRSIRFEEGSSRMLPASQLLLDEVAASLRPCLGAIISITGHTDSSGAEPGNIALSMQRARAVREALVRRGIPRDGLRARGVGSAKPVEGLTPDDPANRRIEFAVIRTEPPVPTPVDTPGAR; encoded by the coding sequence ATGCGGATCCGCCCCGCCCTTGCCATCCTTGCCGGTGCCGTGCTGGTTGCAGCCTCGGGCTATGCGCTTGCGCTGTCCACCGCTGCTGGATTCATTGCGCCCATGGATGACGAGGCGCAGGCCGCCATTGCCAAGGCCGGGGGGCGCGGAGTCACCGCACGCTTCACTACGTCTGAGGGTGCGCCGTCGCGCCACCCGCTGCTGATCGGTGGAGGTAGGCTTTCCCTGGAGACCCGCGCGCGCGTGGCAAAAGCAGTGGCAGCGGTGGACGGCGTCGGCGGGGTATTCTGGAGCGACGGCACAGTGCGCGCAGCGAACACCGAATCCCACTACGAACCGCTCCATTGCCAGGACGATGTCGACGGACTCCTGCGAAGCCGCTCGATCCGTTTCGAAGAGGGATCGAGCCGGATGCTTCCGGCCAGCCAGCTGCTGCTCGACGAAGTCGCAGCCTCGTTGCGCCCCTGCCTTGGCGCGATCATCTCGATAACGGGCCACACCGATAGTTCGGGTGCCGAACCGGGGAATATCGCGTTGAGCATGCAACGCGCGCGTGCGGTGCGCGAGGCGCTGGTCCGGCGCGGCATCCCGCGCGACGGGTTGCGTGCACGCGGCGTCGGATCGGCCAAGCCTGTGGAAGGGCTCACCCCCGATGACCCCGCCAACCGCCGTATCGAATTCGCCGTGATCCGCACCGAACCTCCCGTTCCCACCCCCGTCGACACGCCGGGAGCGCGCTGA
- the hemC gene encoding hydroxymethylbilane synthase has protein sequence MPTSPLIRLGTRRSPLAMVQAQEARARLCAAHGWGESQVELVPVVASGDKVLDRPLAEIGGKALWTRELDQWLVDGRIDMAVHSMKDVETLRPVAIAIGAILPRADKADRLLGAASLADIPQGAKVGTSAPRRAAQLLNLRPDVEVVGIRGNVATRMAKLDAGEADATFLASAGLDRLGEDAVGVRLDPELWLPAPAQAAIGIECRSDDTRVLDLLAAIDHAPSRAEVMAERRLLEGLGGGCSSPIAALSETSGGEIHLRAAIFSADGAVRVVDEVRFETGDDAAPLALASRLLAAAPPEVRKLFEGPA, from the coding sequence ATGCCGACCTCCCCATTGATCCGCCTCGGAACCCGTCGCTCACCCCTCGCCATGGTACAGGCGCAAGAAGCGCGTGCGCGGCTTTGCGCGGCACATGGCTGGGGCGAATCGCAGGTCGAACTGGTCCCGGTGGTGGCGAGTGGAGACAAGGTGCTCGACCGGCCATTGGCGGAAATCGGCGGCAAGGCGCTGTGGACGCGCGAACTCGACCAGTGGCTGGTCGATGGCCGGATCGACATGGCGGTGCATTCCATGAAGGATGTCGAGACGCTGCGTCCTGTGGCGATTGCGATCGGAGCGATCCTGCCGCGCGCGGACAAGGCCGACCGTCTGCTCGGCGCGGCCTCGCTCGCCGACATACCGCAAGGCGCGAAGGTGGGGACCAGCGCACCGCGCCGGGCCGCGCAATTGCTCAACCTTCGGCCCGATGTCGAAGTGGTCGGGATCCGCGGCAATGTCGCGACGCGCATGGCCAAGCTCGATGCGGGCGAGGCCGATGCGACATTCCTCGCGTCGGCGGGTCTCGATCGCTTGGGAGAGGATGCGGTGGGTGTGCGGCTCGACCCCGAGCTTTGGTTGCCCGCTCCGGCGCAGGCTGCGATCGGGATCGAATGCCGCAGCGACGATACGCGTGTGCTCGACCTGCTCGCCGCCATCGATCACGCGCCGAGCCGCGCGGAAGTAATGGCCGAACGCCGCCTGCTTGAAGGGCTCGGCGGAGGCTGCAGCAGTCCGATTGCCGCGTTGAGCGAGACTTCGGGCGGGGAGATCCATTTGCGAGCGGCGATCTTCAGCGCCGATGGCGCAGTTCGCGTGGTGGACGAGGTCCGCTTCGAAACTGGTGATGACGCGGCGCCGCTTGCGCTGGCCTCGCGCCTGCTCGCCGCCGCGCCGCCCGAAGTGCGCAAGCTGTTCGAAGGACCGGCGTGA
- a CDS encoding acyl-CoA dehydrogenase, whose amino-acid sequence MVPFGWEDPFNLDEQLTEEERMIRDAANAFAQGELQPRVIEGFSKEIDDPELFPMMGEAGLLGATIPPEYGGAGASYVAYGLIAREIERVDSGYRSMASVQSSLVMFPIYEYGSEEQRQKYLPGLASGKLIGCFGLTEPDAGSDPAGMKTVAKKDGDGYVISGSKTWISNAPFADVFVVWAKSEAHGGGIRGFVLEKGMKGLSAPKIEGKLSLRASTTGMIVMDEVKVGADALLPEVQGLKGPFGCLNRARYGISWGAMGAAEFCMHAARQYGLDRYQFGVPLASKQLYQLKLADMMTEISLGLQSSLRVGRLMDEGKFAPEMISIVKRNNVGKALDIARKARDMHGGNGISEEYQVIRHMVNLETVNTYEGTHDVHALILGRAITGIAAF is encoded by the coding sequence ATGGTGCCTTTTGGCTGGGAAGACCCGTTCAACCTCGACGAGCAGTTGACCGAAGAAGAACGGATGATCCGCGACGCCGCAAACGCCTTCGCGCAGGGCGAGTTGCAACCGCGCGTGATCGAAGGATTTTCCAAGGAAATCGACGACCCCGAACTGTTCCCGATGATGGGCGAGGCCGGGCTGCTGGGTGCCACGATCCCGCCCGAATACGGCGGCGCGGGCGCGAGCTATGTCGCCTACGGCCTGATCGCACGCGAGATCGAGCGGGTCGACTCGGGCTATCGCTCGATGGCCTCGGTCCAGTCGAGCCTCGTGATGTTTCCGATCTACGAATACGGTTCGGAAGAACAACGGCAGAAGTATCTGCCCGGCCTTGCCAGCGGCAAGCTGATCGGCTGCTTCGGCCTGACCGAACCCGACGCCGGCTCCGACCCCGCAGGCATGAAGACCGTCGCGAAGAAGGACGGCGACGGCTACGTTATCTCGGGATCCAAGACCTGGATCTCCAACGCCCCCTTCGCCGACGTCTTCGTCGTTTGGGCGAAGAGCGAGGCGCATGGTGGCGGCATTCGTGGCTTCGTGCTGGAAAAGGGCATGAAGGGGCTGTCGGCGCCCAAGATCGAAGGCAAGTTGTCGCTGCGCGCCTCGACCACCGGCATGATCGTGATGGACGAGGTCAAGGTTGGCGCCGATGCGCTGCTTCCCGAAGTGCAGGGCCTCAAGGGTCCCTTCGGTTGCCTCAACCGGGCGCGCTACGGCATCAGCTGGGGCGCGATGGGCGCGGCTGAATTCTGCATGCATGCCGCACGCCAGTACGGCCTCGACCGTTACCAGTTCGGCGTGCCGCTCGCTTCGAAGCAGCTGTACCAGCTCAAGCTGGCCGACATGATGACCGAGATTTCGCTCGGCCTCCAGTCATCGCTACGCGTCGGTCGCCTGATGGACGAAGGCAAGTTCGCTCCCGAAATGATCTCGATCGTCAAGCGCAACAATGTCGGCAAGGCGCTCGATATCGCACGCAAGGCGCGTGACATGCATGGTGGCAACGGCATCTCGGAGGAATATCAGGTCATTCGCCACATGGTGAACCTCGAGACGGTCAACACCTATGAGGGCACGCATGACGTTCATGCCTTGATCCTCGGCAGGGCCATCACGGGGATCGCCGCTTTCTGA
- a CDS encoding uroporphyrinogen-III synthase, with protein MTPLFLFRPEPGWTVSADTARAMGLEVRGAPLFEIEPVEWETPDPALYDGLLLGSANALRHGGKALEDYRSLPVHAVGDATAEAARAAGFLMGQVGRGGLQTLLDSLAGRELHLLRLAGEDRVPLAVPDGIRIDTRVVYRAVPRAIEEADAQALALGGVVALHSGAAARRFAEEFDRLGLARSLVTLVVIGPRVAEAAGEGWQSVHIADAPGDSEILALAKALCQTPPVGKGGAHE; from the coding sequence GTGACCCCCTTGTTCCTATTCCGGCCAGAGCCCGGATGGACCGTTAGCGCGGACACTGCCAGGGCCATGGGCCTCGAAGTGCGGGGCGCGCCATTGTTCGAGATCGAGCCGGTGGAGTGGGAAACACCCGATCCGGCACTCTACGATGGCTTGCTACTGGGCAGTGCCAATGCCTTGCGCCATGGCGGCAAGGCGCTCGAGGACTACCGTAGCCTTCCCGTCCATGCCGTTGGCGATGCGACCGCTGAAGCGGCGCGGGCGGCGGGGTTCCTGATGGGCCAGGTCGGGCGCGGCGGCCTCCAGACCTTGCTAGACTCACTTGCCGGGCGCGAGCTGCACCTGCTTCGGCTTGCGGGCGAGGATCGCGTCCCGCTGGCTGTGCCGGACGGGATCCGCATCGATACTCGGGTGGTCTATCGCGCGGTTCCGCGGGCCATCGAAGAGGCGGATGCACAGGCGTTGGCGCTCGGCGGTGTGGTCGCGCTGCATTCGGGCGCGGCGGCGCGGCGCTTTGCCGAAGAGTTCGACCGGCTCGGCCTTGCGCGATCACTCGTCACCCTGGTTGTCATCGGGCCGCGCGTGGCGGAGGCGGCCGGTGAGGGCTGGCAATCCGTCCACATCGCCGACGCCCCCGGGGATAGCGAGATACTGGCCTTGGCCAAAGCTTTGTGCCAGACTCCACCAGTCGGGAAAGGTGGCGCCCACGAATGA
- a CDS encoding vWA domain-containing protein, whose amino-acid sequence MRIAKLATACALAALIAGCASNQSEDIVATGAKAGAYDEAAPPPPPPPSPAVGLAGTQAVVVTGQRIRQPSAQSAAPMTMATAEAAVPTDPATARADNAYRYFPPVFVPTYPDRDQYDGKEVSPVKVVANEPVSTFSVDVDTGAYANARRFISEGQVPPKGSVRTEEFINYFRYDYALPTERSHPFAVNTDVAVSPWNPETRLVRIGLAGYDLPKRERPPANLVFLLDVSGSMASPDKLPLVKTAMRQLAGQLTPKDKISIVVYAGAAGLVLEPTSDERKIRDVLDHLQAGGSTAGGAGIELAYRVAEANRVEGGVNRVILATDGDFNVGISDRDRLIELIEQKRDSGTTLTVLGFGRGNLNDAMMEQVADHGNGNYAYIDSALEARKVLGDEMGATLFTIAKDVKIQVEFNPAVVSQYRLVGYENRALREEDFDNDAVDAGDIGAGHQVTAIYEVVPAGAKGWISQRRYEDKPDSRALDLAAEAAYIKLRYKLPDGDKSSLITYTLPASALRTNAIPGGDFAFASAVAAFGQKLRGDPMLASFDYGQIASLAGNPRDFWRQEFVQLVKTAGSLD is encoded by the coding sequence ATGCGAATTGCCAAGCTCGCCACCGCTTGTGCACTTGCCGCGCTGATCGCCGGCTGTGCATCCAATCAGAGCGAAGACATTGTTGCCACCGGGGCGAAGGCGGGTGCCTATGATGAGGCTGCACCTCCTCCACCGCCACCGCCGTCACCAGCGGTCGGGCTCGCCGGTACTCAGGCAGTGGTCGTTACGGGCCAGCGTATCCGCCAGCCCTCGGCCCAATCGGCCGCTCCCATGACGATGGCCACAGCGGAGGCGGCGGTTCCGACAGATCCTGCAACGGCTCGCGCCGACAACGCCTATCGCTATTTCCCGCCAGTGTTCGTGCCGACCTATCCCGATCGCGACCAGTATGACGGCAAGGAGGTTTCGCCGGTCAAGGTCGTCGCCAACGAGCCGGTTTCGACCTTCTCGGTCGATGTCGATACCGGCGCCTATGCCAATGCGCGGCGGTTCATCTCCGAAGGCCAGGTTCCGCCGAAGGGCTCGGTGCGAACGGAGGAGTTCATCAACTACTTCCGCTACGATTATGCCCTGCCCACGGAACGTAGCCATCCGTTTGCGGTGAACACCGACGTCGCGGTTTCGCCCTGGAATCCCGAAACGCGGCTAGTGCGTATCGGGCTGGCTGGCTACGACTTGCCGAAACGCGAACGCCCGCCTGCGAACCTCGTCTTCCTGCTCGATGTTTCGGGCTCGATGGCCAGCCCGGACAAGCTGCCGCTGGTCAAGACTGCCATGCGCCAGCTGGCGGGTCAGCTTACGCCGAAGGACAAGATCTCGATCGTCGTCTACGCGGGCGCAGCCGGACTGGTGCTCGAACCGACCAGCGACGAACGCAAGATCCGCGACGTACTCGACCACCTTCAGGCCGGCGGATCGACCGCAGGCGGGGCCGGGATCGAGCTGGCCTATCGCGTGGCCGAAGCAAACCGCGTCGAGGGCGGCGTCAATCGCGTGATCCTGGCCACCGATGGTGATTTCAATGTCGGCATTTCCGATCGCGACAGGCTGATCGAACTGATCGAGCAGAAGCGCGACAGCGGCACCACGCTGACCGTGCTCGGCTTCGGGCGCGGCAATCTCAACGACGCGATGATGGAACAGGTCGCCGATCACGGGAACGGCAACTATGCCTACATCGACAGCGCGCTGGAGGCCCGCAAGGTGCTCGGCGACGAGATGGGCGCCACCCTTTTCACCATCGCCAAGGATGTGAAGATCCAGGTCGAGTTCAATCCCGCAGTAGTCAGCCAGTATCGCCTGGTCGGTTACGAGAACCGCGCGCTGCGTGAAGAGGATTTCGACAATGACGCGGTCGACGCGGGCGACATCGGCGCCGGGCACCAGGTCACTGCGATTTACGAAGTCGTGCCCGCCGGTGCCAAGGGGTGGATCAGCCAGCGTCGCTATGAAGACAAGCCCGACAGCCGCGCGCTCGATCTCGCGGCGGAGGCGGCCTACATCAAGCTGCGTTACAAGCTGCCCGATGGCGATAAGTCTTCGCTGATCACCTACACCCTGCCCGCCAGTGCCCTGCGCACCAATGCTATCCCGGGCGGCGACTTCGCATTTGCCAGTGCGGTCGCGGCCTTTGGGCAGAAGCTGCGCGGCGACCCGATGCTGGCCAGTTTCGACTACGGCCAGATCGCCAGCCTGGCCGGCAATCCGCGCGACTTCTGGCGTCAGGAGTTCGTGCAACTGGTGAAGACCGCCGGATCGCTCGACTAG
- a CDS encoding lipopolysaccharide biosynthesis protein, whose amino-acid sequence MNSTQSDEDLTALAKGGRQNFVGFLLRLLARLPFLFIAGRLYGPEALGRFASALVVVELVALVCALGEKRGLAQRLAEGEDKHPANLVYDGMLLALIFAGAAAAVLWLVPAPLFPSGQFTELDRLIVIAIPGYALTEIVLAAQAYKYDIATTVRARAVVEPWTISIMAGVFWLFPATMESGLSLSYLASIYAGLATGLWSFFRSYGPPREWLPHPGEMARMTARALPLATADAIEWGTRRLDIFILGLFAAPTAVGVYYIAQQVASLPQKLKTSFEPILGPVITKNLKTKNYEVIAKQVSQVGFWIIAMQAGIALALGLPGEGVMGLVGPEFVGGTGALAFLLVAEVVAATAVVSEAVLIYVARVRNLWISIGTIALQGILTVVLIKAMIAGGYGEPYKAAAAAIALALALGTASLVKALLLSRILGHAVNSFRWALVYAVAPAVVVGFLVTKLPEWAELGFGVPAILAVYGWVIWTRGFGPEDRVLFRRNIDKGESAEV is encoded by the coding sequence ATGAACTCCACTCAATCCGACGAAGACCTCACCGCCCTGGCCAAGGGCGGGCGACAGAATTTCGTCGGCTTCCTGCTGCGCCTTCTCGCGCGCTTGCCCTTCCTGTTTATCGCCGGTCGGCTCTATGGACCTGAAGCGCTGGGGCGCTTCGCGTCGGCCCTGGTTGTGGTGGAACTGGTCGCGCTGGTATGCGCCTTGGGGGAGAAGCGCGGTCTTGCCCAGCGCCTGGCCGAAGGCGAAGACAAGCATCCCGCCAACCTCGTCTATGACGGCATGCTGCTGGCCCTGATATTCGCCGGTGCCGCCGCGGCAGTGCTGTGGCTGGTACCCGCGCCGCTCTTTCCAAGCGGCCAGTTTACCGAGCTCGACCGGCTGATCGTCATCGCCATCCCCGGCTATGCGCTGACCGAAATCGTGCTCGCCGCGCAAGCATACAAGTACGATATCGCCACCACCGTGCGTGCCCGCGCAGTGGTCGAGCCGTGGACGATTTCAATCATGGCCGGTGTCTTCTGGCTGTTCCCCGCGACAATGGAATCGGGGCTTTCGCTATCGTACCTCGCGTCGATCTATGCCGGCCTCGCCACCGGACTGTGGTCGTTCTTCCGCAGCTACGGCCCACCACGCGAATGGCTCCCGCACCCGGGCGAAATGGCACGGATGACCGCTCGGGCACTGCCGCTTGCGACCGCCGATGCGATCGAATGGGGCACGCGTCGGCTGGATATCTTCATCCTCGGCCTGTTTGCCGCACCGACCGCCGTCGGCGTCTATTATATCGCGCAGCAGGTCGCGAGCCTGCCGCAGAAGCTGAAGACCAGCTTCGAGCCGATCCTCGGGCCGGTCATCACCAAGAATCTCAAGACGAAGAACTACGAGGTTATCGCGAAGCAAGTATCACAGGTGGGTTTCTGGATCATCGCCATGCAGGCCGGCATCGCGCTCGCTCTCGGTCTGCCGGGAGAAGGCGTGATGGGCCTCGTTGGACCCGAGTTTGTGGGCGGGACCGGGGCGCTGGCCTTTCTGTTGGTGGCCGAAGTTGTGGCGGCGACCGCTGTCGTTTCGGAAGCCGTGCTGATCTATGTCGCGCGAGTGCGGAACCTATGGATCTCGATCGGGACAATCGCGCTGCAGGGCATACTGACCGTCGTGCTGATCAAGGCAATGATTGCCGGCGGATATGGCGAACCATACAAGGCCGCCGCCGCGGCGATCGCGCTGGCGCTAGCTTTGGGTACAGCCAGCCTGGTCAAGGCGCTGCTGCTTTCGCGCATCCTCGGCCATGCCGTAAACAGTTTCCGCTGGGCGCTGGTCTATGCGGTCGCCCCGGCCGTCGTGGTCGGTTTCCTCGTCACCAAGCTACCCGAATGGGCCGAGCTGGGATTCGGCGTCCCGGCGATCCTCGCGGTCTATGGCTGGGTCATCTGGACCCGCGGCTTCGGGCCAGAGGACCGGGTGCTGTTTCGCCGCAATATCGACAAGGGCGAATCCGCCGAAGTCTGA
- a CDS encoding MICOS complex subunit MIC60 — MNEFASSKRKGTSARPMLVAVLGAFLLGGAVVGYGVYRLAGQPAAEPAAVEDPQAIASSVPVEPTPTPSATASQAAQQAVARVEEQQGGLDQRLAAAEQRLARLDLQAQAAAGNAARAEGLLIAFATRRALEKGAELGFLADQLRLRFGDAMPNAVETLIRASRNPITLDQLIARLEGLSPRLAESTSESGFARFREELSQLFVIRSESAPSPQPQRRLDRARLFLESGRTEAAIAEVRALPGATNAAGWIRDAERYAAVQKALDRIETSAVLEPRLLRDATGNRIEQPSPAEKPEA; from the coding sequence ATGAACGAATTCGCTAGCAGCAAGCGCAAGGGGACATCGGCCAGGCCTATGCTCGTGGCGGTCCTCGGCGCATTCCTCCTGGGTGGCGCAGTGGTCGGCTATGGCGTCTATCGCCTGGCCGGGCAGCCGGCGGCCGAACCCGCGGCGGTCGAAGATCCGCAGGCAATAGCCTCCAGCGTACCAGTTGAACCCACCCCCACACCCAGTGCGACCGCGAGCCAGGCGGCACAGCAGGCGGTTGCGCGGGTCGAAGAACAGCAGGGCGGGCTCGACCAGCGGCTCGCGGCAGCGGAGCAGCGCCTGGCGCGGCTCGACCTGCAGGCGCAGGCCGCGGCGGGCAATGCCGCGCGGGCAGAAGGCTTGCTGATCGCCTTCGCAACGCGGCGGGCGCTGGAAAAGGGCGCAGAACTCGGCTTCCTGGCTGACCAGCTGCGATTACGCTTCGGCGACGCCATGCCGAATGCCGTCGAAACGCTGATCAGGGCCAGTCGCAACCCGATAACGCTCGACCAGCTGATCGCGCGGCTTGAGGGACTTTCCCCGCGGCTCGCGGAATCGACCAGTGAAAGCGGCTTCGCCCGCTTCCGCGAGGAACTGTCGCAGCTCTTCGTGATCCGCAGCGAAAGCGCCCCGTCGCCACAGCCGCAGCGCCGGCTCGACCGTGCGCGGCTGTTCCTCGAAAGTGGTCGGACAGAAGCGGCGATCGCCGAGGTGCGCGCGCTTCCCGGTGCCACCAATGCCGCAGGCTGGATCCGCGATGCCGAACGCTACGCGGCGGTGCAAAAGGCACTCGACCGCATCGAGACCTCGGCCGTGCTCGAACCGCGCCTGCTGCGCGACGCAACAGGCAATCGGATCGAACAGCCGAGCCCCGCGGAGAAGCCGGAGGCTTAG
- the tsaD gene encoding tRNA (adenosine(37)-N6)-threonylcarbamoyltransferase complex transferase subunit TsaD translates to MALVLGIESSCDETAAALVDSDRRIVAQRIASQDAEHAPYGGVVPEIAARAHAERLAPIIAGVLDDAGVTLADCDAIAATAGPGLIGGVMVGLVSAKALAMAGDKPLIAINHLEGHALSPRLADSSIAFPYALLLVSGGHCQILRVDGVGQYKRLATTIDDALGEAFDKTAKILGLGFPGGPAVERTAREGDAKAVPLPRPMVGSGEPHFSFAGLKSAVLRAHESGAYAVADIAASFQQAAIDCVVDRLRIALAEMDDVDTLVVAGGVAANANVRAALEQVAADHGMRFAAPPPKLCTDNAAMIAWAGIERLGQSDPLDISARPRWPLDPEADPVRGAGVKA, encoded by the coding sequence ATGGCTCTCGTGCTCGGCATAGAAAGTTCCTGCGACGAAACCGCTGCTGCGCTGGTCGATTCCGATCGCCGGATCGTAGCGCAACGCATCGCCTCGCAGGATGCGGAACACGCACCTTACGGCGGCGTAGTGCCGGAAATTGCCGCGCGCGCGCATGCCGAGCGGCTCGCCCCGATAATCGCAGGGGTGCTGGATGACGCTGGCGTGACGCTGGCGGACTGCGACGCGATCGCCGCGACGGCCGGGCCAGGCTTGATCGGTGGCGTGATGGTGGGACTGGTCAGCGCCAAGGCGCTCGCCATGGCCGGCGATAAACCGCTGATCGCGATCAACCATCTCGAAGGTCACGCACTGAGCCCGCGCCTTGCGGACTCAAGCATCGCCTTCCCCTATGCGCTCTTGCTGGTCTCCGGTGGACACTGCCAAATCCTGCGTGTCGATGGCGTGGGGCAATACAAGCGCCTCGCAACCACGATCGACGATGCCTTGGGCGAAGCCTTCGACAAAACCGCCAAGATCCTGGGCCTGGGTTTCCCGGGCGGCCCCGCCGTAGAACGCACCGCACGAGAAGGCGACGCAAAGGCCGTGCCCCTGCCGCGCCCCATGGTTGGCAGCGGGGAACCCCACTTTTCCTTCGCCGGGCTGAAAAGCGCGGTCCTCCGTGCGCACGAAAGCGGCGCCTATGCCGTCGCTGACATCGCCGCGAGCTTCCAGCAGGCGGCGATCGATTGCGTGGTCGACCGCCTGCGGATTGCGCTGGCCGAGATGGACGACGTCGATACGCTGGTCGTTGCAGGGGGTGTAGCGGCCAACGCCAATGTCCGTGCCGCGCTTGAGCAGGTGGCGGCCGATCACGGCATGCGCTTTGCCGCTCCACCGCCGAAACTGTGTACCGACAATGCAGCGATGATCGCCTGGGCGGGGATCGAGCGTCTCGGTCAATCGGACCCGCTCGATATTTCGGCCCGTCCCCGCTGGCCGCTCGATCCGGAGGCTGATCCGGTACGCGGTGCAGGGGTCAAGGCATGA
- a CDS encoding NAD(P)H-dependent glycerol-3-phosphate dehydrogenase — translation MSRVGVLGAGAWGTALAQMLASDGREVLIWARETELVDEINTSHINSLFLPSASLAPTIRATGDLAEVAALDVLLVVTPAQHMGSVLGAMPTHPRDLVLCSKGIEAGSGRVMNEVASAAAPGSAIAVLSGPTFAHEVAVGLPTAVTLACGGGEAQWERLKPVIARPAFRPYYSDDVTGAEIGGAVKNVLAIACGVVDGLGLGQNARAALIARGYAEMLRFGEALGAKAETLAGLCGLGDLVLTCSSTSSRNFSLGKALGEGKSAADLMVDRHTVAEGAHTAPVLVELAARHAVAMPIVGAVNDLIAGGDPRNVVSSLLARPLRAEQESAG, via the coding sequence ATGAGCCGTGTCGGTGTACTCGGGGCCGGTGCCTGGGGCACGGCGCTCGCGCAGATGCTTGCCAGCGACGGGCGCGAGGTGTTGATCTGGGCTCGCGAAACCGAGCTGGTCGACGAGATAAACACGAGCCACATCAACAGCCTGTTCCTGCCCTCAGCAAGTCTTGCACCCACGATCCGCGCCACTGGGGACCTCGCGGAAGTGGCAGCGCTCGATGTGCTGCTGGTGGTCACCCCCGCGCAGCATATGGGCAGCGTGCTTGGCGCCATGCCTACGCATCCACGTGACCTGGTGTTGTGCTCCAAGGGCATCGAGGCCGGCAGCGGACGGGTGATGAACGAGGTCGCCAGCGCTGCCGCACCGGGCAGCGCCATTGCGGTCCTGTCCGGCCCGACCTTCGCGCATGAGGTCGCCGTTGGCCTGCCCACTGCGGTCACACTGGCCTGCGGCGGTGGCGAGGCCCAGTGGGAGCGGCTCAAGCCGGTGATCGCGCGTCCGGCCTTCCGGCCCTATTATTCCGACGATGTGACCGGTGCCGAAATCGGCGGGGCGGTCAAGAATGTGCTCGCCATCGCTTGCGGGGTAGTCGACGGGCTCGGCCTCGGCCAGAACGCCCGTGCAGCCCTGATCGCACGTGGCTATGCCGAAATGCTGCGCTTCGGCGAAGCGCTGGGCGCCAAGGCGGAAACGCTGGCCGGCCTGTGCGGGCTTGGCGATCTCGTGCTGACCTGTTCTTCGACGTCGAGCCGCAATTTCTCGCTCGGCAAGGCATTGGGCGAAGGCAAGTCCGCCGCAGACCTGATGGTCGACCGGCACACCGTTGCCGAGGGCGCGCATACCGCCCCCGTGCTGGTCGAACTCGCCGCGCGCCACGCCGTCGCTATGCCGATCGTCGGTGCGGTCAACGACCTGATCGCGGGTGGCGACCCGCGCAATGTCGTCTCCTCGCTGCTCGCCAGGCCACTGCGCGCCGAACAGGAAAGCGCGGGATGA
- a CDS encoding lasso peptide biosynthesis B2 protein codes for MGKLASFLALDGADRWATFEALFDLAVAQLRVRLVPPRKWRSSFGPIAAGGDLVALDPDAIAPVRRVRLAVLRATRNLPTDPNCLPQALAARRMLERRGIASSLFLGAERDADGKPRFHAWLKVGPEWVTGLCDESRYTLLVPGEAEPA; via the coding sequence ATGGGCAAGCTGGCAAGTTTTCTCGCTCTCGACGGCGCCGATCGCTGGGCAACCTTTGAAGCCCTGTTCGATCTGGCGGTGGCGCAGCTGCGCGTTCGCCTGGTGCCTCCACGTAAATGGCGTTCGAGCTTCGGGCCGATTGCGGCAGGCGGGGACCTGGTGGCGCTCGACCCAGATGCGATCGCGCCGGTACGCCGCGTGAGGCTGGCAGTGCTCCGTGCCACGCGCAATCTCCCGACCGATCCGAACTGCCTGCCGCAGGCGCTTGCAGCGCGTCGGATGCTGGAGCGGCGCGGCATCGCCTCCTCGCTGTTCCTCGGCGCCGAACGCGATGCCGATGGCAAGCCGCGCTTCCACGCCTGGCTGAAGGTAGGGCCCGAGTGGGTCACTGGCCTGTGCGACGAAAGCCGCTACACACTGTTGGTTCCGGGCGAGGCAGAGCCCGCCTGA
- a CDS encoding response regulator, with amino-acid sequence MSHSIRVLVAEDELIIGEDLCQTITEAGFEVEGPYESVSSAMLAYQKNRPDVAILDVQLGDGIVYPLAEQMMAEEVPVIFHSGQLTPAEVTHRFPHAQALSKPCPPAEVIARVQQALQQS; translated from the coding sequence ATGAGCCATTCGATACGCGTACTCGTTGCCGAAGACGAGCTGATCATCGGTGAGGACCTGTGCCAAACCATCACCGAAGCGGGCTTTGAGGTCGAAGGGCCCTATGAGAGCGTGTCCTCGGCCATGCTTGCCTATCAGAAGAATCGGCCCGACGTCGCGATCCTCGACGTTCAGCTTGGCGACGGGATCGTCTATCCGCTGGCAGAGCAGATGATGGCAGAGGAAGTCCCGGTCATCTTCCATTCCGGCCAGCTCACTCCCGCCGAGGTGACCCATCGCTTCCCCCACGCACAGGCGCTTTCCAAACCCTGCCCTCCAGCGGAAGTGATCGCCAGGGTCCAGCAGGCGCTGCAACAGTCCTGA